Proteins encoded together in one Shewanella oneidensis MR-1 window:
- the phsA gene encoding thiosulfate reductase PhsA codes for MIELNRRTFLKGAGASGATCALASLLPGSLAALESKQLKGMGKEIASICEMCSTRCPISARVIEGKNVFISGNKAAKSFGGKVCARGGAGHSLLYDPQRIVKPLKRVGERGEGKWAEISWDEAYQLIADNLTKIKQAHGPEAVAFSSKSGSQEKHLFHLATAFGSPNTFTHASTCPGGYEIAAKAMFGTKVKRDLSNSKYIINFGHNLYEGINMSETRGMMAAQMDKGAKLVVFEPRFSIVADKADEWYAIRPGTDVAVALALCHVLIEENLYDKAFVERYVEGFDAFAAEVKAYTPEWAETISDVPAKDIRRIVREYAAKAPHAVVDFGHRATFTTEEFEMRRALYAANILIGNIERKGGIYLGQKPGDYNKLAGEDVAPVLGKPGVKDMPKPAAKRIDQVEEQYAMMWSAGGIYQTVLDATLSAVPYQLHGWVMSRTNPMQTMTDRARVVEALKKLDFVAVCDVYISETAAYADVILPESTYLERDEEIADKSGKNPAYYVRQRVVETLSDTRPSWQIFKDIGHKLGLSEFYPWENMETLQLLQVNRDTELLRRIKDEGFVSFGKPIMLCEPKMVAEFTKAYANAKPADEDGTYGSLLSFKTPSGKIELTSAKVEAMAPGRGVIKFREVQLKKPNELYFIQGKVAVHTNGATHNVPMLANLMSDNAVWVHPVTAGKLGISNGDPIRLTSSVGTEEGHALVTPGIRPDTVFAYMGFGSKNKELVRATGKGIHCGNLLPHVTAPVCGMTVHTTGVTLAKR; via the coding sequence ATGATTGAGCTTAATAGGCGAACCTTTTTAAAGGGCGCAGGGGCCAGCGGTGCAACGTGTGCATTAGCCAGCTTGTTGCCGGGCAGCTTAGCGGCATTAGAGAGCAAGCAGCTAAAGGGCATGGGCAAAGAAATTGCCAGTATCTGTGAGATGTGTTCAACCCGCTGCCCGATTTCAGCGCGGGTGATTGAAGGCAAAAACGTCTTTATTAGCGGTAACAAGGCAGCTAAATCCTTTGGCGGTAAAGTCTGTGCCCGTGGCGGTGCTGGCCATAGTTTGCTGTACGATCCACAGCGGATTGTGAAACCCCTAAAACGGGTTGGCGAGCGTGGTGAGGGTAAGTGGGCTGAAATCAGTTGGGATGAAGCTTATCAACTGATTGCCGATAATCTCACTAAAATTAAGCAAGCACACGGCCCAGAGGCGGTGGCGTTTTCCTCTAAATCTGGCTCGCAAGAAAAACACTTATTCCATCTCGCCACTGCGTTTGGCAGCCCAAATACCTTTACCCATGCGTCTACTTGCCCTGGTGGTTATGAAATTGCCGCCAAGGCTATGTTTGGCACTAAGGTGAAACGCGATTTAAGTAACTCAAAATACATCATTAACTTCGGCCATAACCTGTACGAAGGCATCAACATGTCCGAAACCCGTGGCATGATGGCGGCGCAAATGGATAAAGGCGCTAAGCTGGTGGTGTTTGAGCCAAGATTCTCTATCGTCGCCGATAAAGCCGATGAATGGTATGCGATCCGTCCCGGCACCGACGTCGCCGTCGCTTTAGCCTTATGCCATGTATTGATTGAAGAAAATCTTTACGACAAGGCCTTTGTTGAGCGTTATGTAGAAGGCTTTGATGCCTTTGCGGCTGAAGTCAAAGCCTATACCCCTGAGTGGGCCGAAACCATTTCCGATGTGCCCGCTAAAGATATTCGCCGTATTGTCCGCGAATATGCGGCTAAAGCACCCCATGCTGTAGTGGATTTTGGTCACAGAGCCACCTTTACCACCGAAGAGTTTGAAATGCGCCGCGCCTTGTACGCCGCCAACATCTTGATTGGTAACATCGAGCGTAAGGGTGGTATCTACCTTGGTCAAAAGCCTGGCGACTATAACAAGCTCGCCGGTGAAGATGTGGCCCCCGTGCTGGGTAAGCCCGGCGTAAAAGATATGCCAAAGCCTGCGGCAAAACGTATCGACCAAGTGGAAGAGCAGTACGCCATGATGTGGTCAGCGGGTGGAATTTATCAAACCGTCCTCGATGCGACCTTAAGCGCGGTGCCTTATCAGTTACATGGCTGGGTGATGTCCCGTACCAACCCAATGCAAACCATGACCGACAGAGCGCGTGTGGTTGAAGCCTTGAAAAAGCTCGACTTTGTTGCCGTGTGCGATGTGTATATTAGTGAAACTGCGGCCTATGCCGACGTGATTTTACCTGAGTCTACCTACCTTGAACGCGATGAGGAAATCGCTGACAAGTCAGGTAAAAACCCTGCCTACTATGTGCGCCAACGGGTAGTCGAAACCTTAAGCGATACTCGTCCTTCATGGCAAATCTTTAAAGATATTGGCCACAAACTGGGGCTTAGTGAATTCTATCCATGGGAAAACATGGAGACCCTGCAACTGTTGCAGGTAAACCGCGACACAGAGCTGCTGCGCCGGATCAAAGACGAAGGTTTTGTCAGCTTCGGTAAGCCGATTATGTTGTGCGAACCTAAAATGGTGGCCGAATTTACCAAGGCCTATGCCAATGCCAAACCTGCGGATGAAGACGGTACCTACGGCAGCTTACTCAGCTTTAAAACCCCAAGCGGCAAGATTGAATTGACCTCCGCCAAGGTTGAAGCCATGGCGCCAGGACGCGGTGTCATTAAATTCCGCGAAGTGCAGCTTAAAAAGCCAAATGAACTCTACTTTATCCAAGGTAAGGTTGCGGTGCATACCAATGGCGCGACCCACAATGTGCCCATGCTGGCGAATTTGATGTCGGATAACGCCGTATGGGTGCATCCCGTCACCGCAGGCAAGTTAGGGATCAGTAATGGCGACCCTATCCGCTTAACCAGCAGTGTAGGTACAGAGGAAGGTCATGCGTTAGTCACCCCGGGCATTCGCCCCGATACCGTGTTTGCCTATATGGGCTTTGGCTCTAAAAACAAAGAGTTGGTTAGAGCGACAGGCAAAGGTATCCACTGCGGAAACTTACTGCCCCACGTTACCGCACCTGTGTGTGGCATGACGGTACACACCACTGGCGTCACGCTGGCAAAACGCTAA
- the nrfD gene encoding NrfD/PsrC family molybdoenzyme membrane anchor subunit produces the protein MNNTWGDMAQYDPVTWHWVIAVYLFMAGLSAGSLLIGIGLRWFNQEQTQVESNILKAAAIIGPVAISLGLACLVFDLTKPFHFWLILINYNFQSVMAIGVLALLAYSPLAFAYAILVLRDDLPKWGLGFLVPIAKLLMPFRKLIEVLLFVLAIGVGAYTGFLISAMNAYPMLNTAVLPALFLVSGLSAGAAANAVLALVMFKTDSHDKTLAKMHGLELPVMAIEIMFLFMLFCALYFKGGAAAAALASLTSGVWASVFWIGVVGIGFGVPLLFMLLPAATRHTKGAMIMVACASLTGVLALRHFIVYAGQSYLN, from the coding sequence ATGAACAATACTTGGGGCGATATGGCGCAATATGATCCCGTCACTTGGCACTGGGTCATCGCCGTGTATCTGTTTATGGCGGGTTTATCCGCCGGAAGTTTGCTGATTGGTATCGGTTTGCGTTGGTTCAATCAAGAACAAACGCAAGTTGAGAGCAATATCCTCAAGGCCGCGGCAATTATTGGCCCTGTGGCCATCAGCTTAGGCTTGGCTTGTTTAGTGTTTGATTTAACTAAGCCTTTCCACTTCTGGTTGATTTTAATTAACTACAACTTCCAGTCAGTGATGGCGATTGGGGTATTAGCGCTGCTGGCTTACTCACCCTTGGCATTTGCCTACGCGATTTTAGTACTGCGTGACGATTTGCCAAAGTGGGGCTTAGGTTTCTTAGTGCCTATCGCTAAGCTGCTTATGCCCTTTAGAAAGCTGATTGAAGTGCTGTTGTTTGTCCTCGCCATTGGTGTGGGCGCTTACACTGGCTTCTTAATCTCGGCCATGAATGCCTATCCGATGCTAAACACTGCGGTATTGCCAGCACTGTTCTTGGTATCTGGTTTATCAGCGGGTGCGGCGGCCAATGCGGTGCTGGCACTGGTGATGTTCAAAACCGATAGTCACGACAAGACGTTAGCCAAAATGCATGGCTTAGAGCTACCAGTGATGGCAATCGAAATCATGTTCCTGTTTATGTTGTTCTGCGCCTTGTACTTTAAGGGCGGTGCGGCGGCTGCGGCGCTAGCATCACTCACCTCTGGCGTGTGGGCAAGCGTATTCTGGATTGGTGTCGTGGGGATTGGCTTTGGTGTGCCATTGCTGTTTATGCTGCTTCCCGCCGCGACTCGCCATACTAAGGGCGCAATGATTATGGTGGCCTGTGCCAGCTTAACCGGCGTGCTCGCGCTGAGACACTTTATTGTGTATGCGGGCCAAAGCTACTTAAACTAA
- a CDS encoding pentapeptide repeat-containing protein, translating to MPLTQTPLRKVYGRNRGPMTTDANTSANITAQTTIVQRVSLRGRHFFAQQFIGLDETQAHWQDLEFEECEFHDCQFSDSTFRQCKFIDCRFVGCNLSLVKVSLSHFNGVSFEECKLVGVDWTRASWPRVAFAAPFTFKACILNDSSFMGIKLDEMVLEACKVHDVDFREGSFNRANFTFSDFRHSLFGRTELLEADFSEATDYDIDIFNNKIKGAKFSRDEAIRLLNGLDITLVD from the coding sequence ATGCCGTTAACTCAAACGCCTTTGCGCAAGGTTTATGGAAGAAATCGAGGACCTATGACGACCGACGCTAACACCAGTGCTAACATCACCGCGCAAACCACCATAGTGCAACGGGTATCGTTGCGGGGACGGCATTTTTTTGCGCAGCAATTTATTGGCTTAGATGAAACGCAGGCTCATTGGCAAGATCTCGAATTTGAAGAATGTGAGTTCCATGATTGTCAGTTTAGCGATAGCACATTTCGCCAATGTAAGTTTATCGATTGCCGATTTGTGGGCTGTAATTTAAGTCTGGTCAAGGTGTCATTAAGCCATTTTAACGGCGTAAGTTTTGAAGAATGTAAACTCGTGGGCGTTGATTGGACCCGCGCCTCATGGCCACGCGTAGCCTTTGCGGCTCCTTTTACTTTTAAGGCGTGCATTTTGAACGACAGCTCGTTTATGGGGATTAAGCTCGATGAAATGGTGCTCGAAGCCTGCAAAGTTCATGATGTGGATTTTCGCGAGGGGAGTTTTAATCGGGCTAACTTTACGTTTAGCGATTTTCGCCACAGCTTATTTGGTCGTACCGAGTTGTTGGAGGCGGATTTCTCCGAGGCAACCGATTACGATATTGATATTTTTAACAATAAAATTAAAGGCGCTAAGTTTAGTCGCGATGAAGCGATTCGGTTGTTAAATGGCTTAGATATTACCTTGGTAGATTAG
- the metJ gene encoding met regulon transcriptional regulator MetJ, producing the protein MTEWNGEYISPYAEHGKKNEQVKKITVSIPLKVLKVLTDERTRRQVNNLRHATNSELLCEAFLHAYTGQPLPDDADLSKECPDSIPAEAKRLMDEMGIEWEDME; encoded by the coding sequence ATGACTGAATGGAATGGGGAATACATCAGCCCCTATGCTGAACATGGCAAGAAGAATGAACAAGTAAAGAAAATTACTGTGTCTATTCCGCTCAAAGTGCTAAAAGTCCTCACGGATGAACGTACGCGTCGTCAGGTCAACAACCTGCGCCATGCGACCAATAGCGAACTGTTGTGCGAAGCATTTTTGCATGCCTACACCGGCCAGCCTCTGCCTGATGATGCCGATCTGTCGAAAGAGTGCCCAGACAGCATCCCCGCCGAAGCGAAGCGGTTGATGGACGAAATGGGGATCGAGTGGGAAGACATGGAATAA
- a CDS encoding bifunctional aspartate kinase/homoserine dehydrogenase II, with translation MARCHLHKFGGSSLADADCYRRVAHILLTHGHSDDLVVVSAAGKTTNFLYKLLSLRDSNQLWQEELQVLISYQQGLIEQLLSNEQARDLRERLTTDKAQLISLLSLDVRNDYQISHVVSFGERWSARLMAALLRESGVAASHVDACSILVADEAAVPQIRVQESRAKVQALLAAHPNERLVITGFICANERGDTLLLGRNGSDFSASLIASLADIERVTIWTDVEGVFNADPNKINDAKLLKSMSLAEADRLARLGSPVLHSRTLQPLFNTEVSLAVRSSYASHTDFTLIAPHSSSASAPVVTNLNAVVLFGFKIAGDVASLLDQLVEAGLTPLAHWVSAHQRLELAYTAENQKQVQKLLDAQAEALGIRDLQINTELGLVALVSADAEHYRRSFARLLSRDAKPLFSGDLSLVTLVPQSQVNLLTQKVHRRCAGPRKRIGVLLLGVGNIGEAWVKLFKSVSPSLNQELEAQVELVGLVTSSKALIKSKGVDLQSWQQEFDNEATPWQYEHLFEQLEQLNCDELIALDISASASLTLQYPEFFERGIHMVSANKLAGSGPLPFYRELKEQLGYRRLFWRYNASCGAGLPIQHALNDLRNSGDSVEAVGGIFSGTLCWLFEKYDTSKPFSELVIEARGLGITEPDPRDDLSGRDMQRKLLILAREIGLEIELEDIELRSLVPAHLADIPLEQFLARIGELDDELLQQYGAAAEQNKVLRYVASLDNSGAVLKAEVGLQWIDASHPYANLTPGDNVFVIRSAFYQGNPLIIRGPGAGREVTAAAVQSDLTQICRDLLQE, from the coding sequence ATGGCACGTTGTCACTTACATAAATTTGGTGGTTCCAGCTTAGCCGATGCCGATTGTTACCGCCGAGTCGCCCATATTCTGTTAACCCATGGCCACAGTGATGATCTGGTGGTGGTGTCTGCCGCGGGTAAAACCACTAACTTTTTATATAAGTTGTTGTCACTGCGCGACAGCAACCAATTATGGCAAGAAGAATTACAAGTCCTTATCAGCTATCAGCAAGGCTTGATTGAGCAGCTGTTATCTAACGAACAAGCGCGGGATTTACGTGAGCGTTTAACCACGGATAAAGCCCAGTTAATCAGTCTGTTATCTTTAGATGTACGTAATGATTATCAAATTAGCCATGTGGTGAGTTTTGGTGAGCGTTGGTCAGCACGGCTGATGGCAGCGCTGCTGCGCGAATCGGGTGTGGCCGCAAGCCATGTGGATGCCTGCTCGATTCTTGTGGCCGACGAGGCCGCCGTGCCGCAAATCCGTGTGCAAGAATCCCGCGCCAAAGTGCAAGCCTTACTGGCGGCCCACCCTAACGAGCGCTTAGTGATCACCGGTTTTATTTGTGCTAACGAGCGCGGCGATACCTTGCTGCTTGGCCGCAATGGCTCTGACTTTAGTGCCAGCTTAATTGCTAGCCTTGCCGACATTGAGCGTGTGACCATTTGGACCGACGTTGAAGGGGTATTTAACGCTGACCCGAATAAGATCAACGATGCGAAATTACTCAAGAGCATGTCCCTCGCCGAAGCCGACCGCTTGGCGCGTTTAGGCTCACCCGTGTTGCATTCACGCACTTTGCAGCCGCTGTTTAACACTGAGGTGAGCTTGGCTGTGCGCTCAAGCTACGCCTCCCACACCGACTTTACCCTGATTGCGCCGCACAGTTCCTCAGCGAGTGCGCCCGTGGTGACCAATCTAAATGCCGTGGTGTTATTTGGCTTTAAGATTGCGGGCGATGTGGCCAGTTTGCTTGATCAATTGGTGGAGGCGGGATTAACGCCACTGGCACATTGGGTATCGGCGCATCAACGACTCGAACTTGCCTATACCGCTGAAAACCAAAAACAAGTACAAAAGTTATTGGATGCGCAGGCCGAAGCCCTCGGCATTAGAGATCTGCAAATTAATACCGAACTCGGTTTAGTGGCGCTTGTGAGTGCCGATGCCGAGCATTATCGCCGCAGTTTTGCCCGCTTATTGAGCCGCGATGCTAAGCCCTTGTTCAGTGGTGATTTAAGTCTTGTGACCTTAGTGCCACAGTCGCAGGTTAATCTGCTGACCCAAAAAGTGCATCGCCGCTGCGCTGGCCCGCGCAAACGTATTGGGGTATTGCTGCTGGGTGTGGGCAATATTGGCGAGGCGTGGGTGAAGCTGTTTAAGTCAGTTTCTCCCTCGTTAAATCAAGAGCTTGAAGCGCAAGTCGAGTTAGTCGGTCTGGTCACTTCCAGTAAAGCCCTGATTAAGTCTAAGGGGGTGGATCTACAAAGCTGGCAGCAAGAATTCGATAACGAAGCAACACCTTGGCAGTATGAGCATCTATTTGAACAGTTAGAACAACTTAACTGTGATGAACTGATTGCATTAGATATCAGCGCCAGCGCCAGTTTAACTCTGCAATACCCAGAGTTTTTCGAGCGTGGCATCCATATGGTCAGCGCGAACAAACTGGCGGGTTCAGGCCCACTGCCGTTCTACCGCGAGCTGAAGGAACAACTCGGTTATCGCCGTTTATTCTGGCGCTATAACGCCAGTTGCGGCGCGGGCTTACCTATTCAGCACGCCTTAAACGATCTGCGTAACAGTGGCGATAGTGTTGAAGCTGTTGGCGGGATTTTCTCTGGCACTCTTTGCTGGTTGTTTGAGAAATACGATACCAGCAAACCCTTCTCGGAATTAGTGATTGAAGCGCGTGGTTTAGGGATTACCGAACCCGATCCTCGCGACGATCTTTCTGGCCGCGATATGCAGCGCAAGTTGCTGATTTTAGCCCGTGAAATCGGCCTAGAAATCGAGCTTGAGGATATTGAGCTGCGCTCCTTAGTGCCTGCTCATTTAGCGGATATTCCGCTGGAGCAATTCCTTGCCCGTATCGGTGAGCTGGATGATGAATTATTGCAGCAATATGGCGCAGCGGCGGAACAAAACAAGGTGCTGAGATATGTCGCTTCCTTGGATAATAGCGGCGCAGTCCTCAAAGCCGAGGTGGGATTACAGTGGATTGATGCGAGCCACCCCTACGCCAACCTCACGCCCGGAGACAATGTGTTTGTGATCCGCTCAGCCTTCTATCAAGGTAATCCTTTGATCATTCGTGGGCCGGGTGCGGGCCGTGAAGTGACGGCAGCAGCGGTACAATCGGATCTAACACAGATCTGCCGCGATCTTCTGCAAGAATAG
- a CDS encoding 4Fe-4S dicluster domain-containing protein: MTKRYVMVHDENKCIGCQACNVACRSENGVPEGVTRLQVRVEGPYGEMPNLHFKYHRVSCQQCEDAPCVKVCPTGAAYVGEDGIVSIHGDKCVGCMYCVAACPYKVRFMNPETKVADKCNFCKDTRLARGEEPACVTVCPTDALVFGDANDPQSEVATLLNTKITYQDKTHLGTKPRVYRVPTKRGGI; this comes from the coding sequence ATGACGAAAAGATATGTGATGGTGCACGATGAGAACAAGTGCATCGGCTGCCAAGCCTGTAACGTGGCTTGCCGCAGTGAAAACGGCGTTCCAGAAGGGGTTACCCGTTTGCAGGTGAGAGTCGAAGGGCCCTATGGCGAAATGCCCAATCTGCACTTTAAGTACCACAGGGTGTCTTGTCAGCAGTGTGAAGATGCGCCTTGTGTGAAGGTGTGTCCAACGGGCGCGGCCTATGTGGGCGAAGATGGCATTGTCTCCATCCACGGCGACAAGTGTGTGGGTTGTATGTACTGCGTGGCGGCGTGCCCCTACAAAGTGCGTTTTATGAATCCCGAAACCAAAGTGGCTGACAAGTGTAACTTCTGTAAGGACACCCGCTTAGCCCGTGGTGAAGAGCCAGCCTGTGTGACTGTGTGTCCAACCGATGCCTTGGTGTTTGGCGATGCTAACGATCCACAAAGTGAAGTGGCCACACTGCTCAACACTAAGATCACTTACCAAGATAAGACCCATTTAGGCACTAAACCTAGGGTATATCGCGTTCCTACCAAAAGAGGGGGGATTTGA
- the metB gene encoding cystathionine gamma-synthase gives MTERQLATLAVRQGIESDTQYGAVVPPIYLSTNYAFDGHKNPREFDYSRSGNPTRSILGDALAKLEKGATGVVTCTGMAAITLVTTLLGPDDLLVVPHDCYGGSYRLFTNLAKKGQFKLLVVDQTDNQALAQAIAQQPKMVWIETPSNPLLRVVDIEAIAKASHGVGALVVVDNTFLSPILQQPLLLGADIVIHSTTKYINGHSDVVGGAVIAKDPQIGETLHWWSNTLGLTGSAFDSYQTLRGLRTLAVRIREHQRNAQRIVELLSNSPVVSKVYYPGLADHPGHAIAAKQQKGFGAMLSFELKGGEAEVVAFLDALSLFSVAESLGGVESLVAVPATMTHRAMEPQARFEAGIKDTLLRLSVGIEDADDLVADIQAGLAAVAACQ, from the coding sequence GTGACTGAGCGTCAATTAGCCACATTGGCAGTGCGTCAGGGTATCGAAAGCGATACTCAATATGGCGCCGTGGTGCCGCCAATTTACCTGTCGACGAATTACGCTTTCGATGGTCATAAAAATCCGCGCGAATTTGACTACAGTCGCTCCGGCAATCCGACTCGCAGTATTTTAGGCGATGCCTTAGCCAAGTTGGAAAAGGGCGCAACGGGTGTGGTGACTTGTACTGGTATGGCAGCCATTACCTTAGTGACCACTTTACTGGGCCCCGATGATTTACTGGTGGTGCCCCATGATTGTTACGGTGGCTCTTACCGTTTATTCACTAACTTGGCGAAAAAAGGCCAATTTAAATTGCTGGTGGTGGATCAAACCGACAACCAAGCGCTTGCGCAAGCCATCGCCCAGCAGCCTAAAATGGTGTGGATTGAAACCCCCTCTAACCCTTTGCTGCGAGTCGTCGATATTGAGGCTATCGCGAAGGCGAGCCATGGTGTGGGCGCGTTAGTGGTAGTGGACAACACTTTCCTGTCGCCGATTTTGCAGCAACCGCTATTGCTCGGCGCCGATATCGTTATCCACTCCACCACGAAATACATTAATGGCCATAGCGATGTGGTGGGCGGCGCGGTGATCGCCAAAGACCCCCAAATTGGTGAGACCTTACATTGGTGGTCAAATACCTTAGGCTTAACCGGTAGCGCGTTTGATAGTTATCAAACCCTGCGTGGCCTGCGTACTTTGGCCGTGCGCATTCGCGAGCACCAACGCAATGCTCAGCGTATTGTGGAGTTACTGAGTAACAGCCCTGTGGTCAGTAAAGTGTATTACCCAGGTCTTGCGGATCATCCTGGCCATGCCATTGCCGCCAAGCAACAAAAAGGCTTTGGCGCTATGCTGAGTTTTGAGCTTAAGGGCGGTGAGGCTGAAGTGGTCGCCTTTTTAGATGCGTTAAGTTTATTTAGCGTTGCCGAGAGTTTAGGTGGCGTTGAGAGTTTAGTGGCCGTGCCTGCGACCATGACCCACAGGGCGATGGAGCCGCAGGCGCGTTTTGAAGCTGGCATTAAAGACACCCTATTACGTTTGTCGGTTGGTATTGAAGATGCCGACGACTTAGTTGCAGATATTCAAGCAGGATTGGCCGCCGTAGCGGCTTGTCAGTAG
- a CDS encoding sulfite exporter TauE/SafE family protein: MFSLIDPQTLAIASVIVFLGALTQSLIGFGLAVVASPLLYIVDPQLVPAPVIVMGFSIALLTLLRERGHLEFNGLQYALLGRVPGGFIGASLLLFAPQPVLGLAIAAIVTVAVVLSLYKFSLPVNKTTLFGAGVISGIFGNIAAIGGPPMAILLAGKDASQFRAALSAFFIFSSAIALTILGITGLLEIKHFWLSLMLLPSVLLGYLVAGKLVGSVDKHKTKMATLALCAISALVLTVKSVIELLPQ; this comes from the coding sequence ATGTTCTCCTTGATCGATCCACAAACGCTTGCCATCGCGTCTGTGATTGTGTTTTTAGGTGCCCTCACCCAGAGCCTGATTGGGTTTGGCTTAGCCGTGGTCGCCAGTCCGCTGCTGTATATCGTCGATCCCCAATTAGTACCCGCCCCCGTGATTGTGATGGGATTTTCCATCGCGCTACTCACCCTATTGCGTGAACGCGGCCATTTAGAATTCAATGGCTTGCAATACGCGCTCCTAGGTCGGGTGCCCGGTGGCTTTATCGGTGCCAGCTTATTACTGTTTGCGCCGCAGCCAGTTCTCGGTCTGGCGATTGCCGCGATTGTGACGGTTGCCGTGGTGCTCAGTTTGTACAAATTTAGCTTACCAGTGAACAAAACCACGCTCTTTGGGGCTGGCGTTATCTCGGGGATCTTTGGCAATATTGCCGCCATTGGTGGCCCACCGATGGCGATTTTATTGGCGGGTAAGGATGCTTCGCAGTTTCGCGCGGCGCTATCGGCCTTCTTTATCTTTAGTTCAGCCATTGCCTTGACGATTCTTGGCATAACGGGCCTACTTGAAATCAAGCACTTCTGGCTGTCGTTAATGCTATTGCCCTCGGTATTGTTAGGCTATCTCGTGGCGGGTAAACTGGTGGGCAGTGTTGATAAACATAAAACTAAAATGGCGACCTTAGCCCTCTGCGCTATCAGCGCCTTAGTGCTCACGGTCAAATCTGTGATTGAGTTATTACCGCAATAA